In Xiphophorus maculatus strain JP 163 A chromosome 15, X_maculatus-5.0-male, whole genome shotgun sequence, the following are encoded in one genomic region:
- the LOC102219752 gene encoding 5-hydroxytryptamine receptor 1B-like codes for MEPPASYGGLLNFSTNDSDTSGSSSVGPQAALAVTLGLITCATTLSNAFVIATIYQSRKLHTPANFLIASLALTDLLVSVLVMPISALYTVLQTWPLGQVMCDIWLSSDITCCTASILHLCVIALDRYWAITDAVEYSKKRTAGRAAGMIATAWVIAISISLPPFFWRQVKAEEVTSCNVNTDHIFYTIYSTFGAFYIPTLLLLCLYGRIYVEARKRILKQAQYKQGKRLTSAHLISSSPGSVASTTSLNYGTNDASSCCDTTSSSPSVSQVKVTVSDALLEKKRISAARERKATKTLGIILGAYIVCWLPFFIYTLLVPLCQSCFHPGLFDIFTWLGYLNSLINPIIYTMSNEDFQQAFHKLMLRFRCCRA; via the coding sequence ATGGAGCCGCCCGCCAGCTACGGAGGTCTGCTGAACTTCTCCACCAATGACTCCGACACCAGCGGCTCCTCCAGTGTGGGCCCCCAGGCGGCTCTGGCCGTGACTCTGGGGCTCATCACCTGCGCCACCACGCTCTCCAACGCCTTCGTCATCGCCACCATCTACCAGTCCCGGAAGCTGCACACCCCGGCCAACTTCCTCATCGCGTCCCTGGCGCTCACGGACCTGCTGGTGTCCGTCCTGGTGATGCCCATCAGCGCGCTGTACACGGTGCTGCAGACCTGGCCGCTGGGCCAGGTGATGTGCGACATCTGGCTGTCCTCGGACATCACCTGCTGCACCGCCTCCATCCTCCACCTGTGCGTCATTGCGCTGGACCGGTACTGGGCCATCACGGACGCGGTGGAGTACTCCAAGAAGCGCACGGCGGGACGCGCCGCCGGCATGATCGCCACCGCCTGGGTCATCGCCATCTCCATCTCCCTACCGCCATTCTTCTGGCGCCAGGTGAAGGCGGAGGAGGTGACGAGCTGCAACGTGAACACGGACCACATCTTCTACACCATCTACTCCACCTTCGGCGCCTTCTACATCCCCACGCTGCTGCTCCTATGCCTGTATGGCCGGATCTACGTGGAGGCGCGGAAGCGCATCCTGAAGCAGGCGCAGTACAAGCAGGGGAAGAGGCTGACCTCTGCGCACCTGATCAGCAGCTCCCCCGGCTCCGTGGCGTCCACCACCTCCCTGAACTACGGGACGAACGACGCCTCCTCCTGCTGCGACACTACCTCGTCCTCCCCCAGTGTGAGCCAAGTCAAAGTCACCGTGTCGGATGCGCTGCTGGAGAAGAAGCGCATCTCTGCGGCCAGGGAGCGGAAGGCCACCAAGACCCTGGGCATCATCCTGGGAGCCTACATCGTCTGCTGGCTGCCCTTCTTCATCTACACCCTCCTAGTGCCTCTCTGCCAGTCCTGCTTCCACCCAGGGCTGTTCGACATCTTCACCTGGCTCGGGTACCTCAACTCCCTCATCAACCCCATCATCTACACCATGTCCAACGAGGATTTCCAGCAGGCCTTCCACAAACTCATGCTGCGTTTCAGGTGCTGCAGGGCGTGA
- the mei4 gene encoding meiosis-specific protein MEI4 codes for MSRSLSQTRSCLLLLILTRGGAWSPEASRQLQRSAASGVPQPETRNPAWRPREAPRRSERLLRTPEPRGDSGSGRVPWRLIKAQVAVAMAVIRSRPPGVSGRQHGEALGHTLRRQDGAWRERAQALQQEVLRLRQELLVSRATANTNSSWETADEAIMEDLSQDLFGPGSPAFGDDPPPDRDSETPDLLLQDPPLPPPLPPPLPPPSRLQSDPWSDALLPHMRFLQSLCSLQRLDGSSAALAPEGHGGSAASETILLLLDSVAAACGAPTPPGLPDLLPQACRAASRALDLLCSGRPSADLRRRVEEALRELTRTLLHSRRPGRAAEKLTESLVALGSSSISKSFLVCLILSEIDSLAEQLWQTSQVQESSALRTFPLDRYQNSCHLLWVLERLLPGLDSAQRRPELEVAQTAFLHRLELRVFLLWDEFPLFSVLMWRIGKLLF; via the exons ATGTCCCGCAGCCTCAGTCAGACCCGctcctgcctcctcctcctcatcctcacccGCGGCGGCGCCTGGTCGCCGGAAGCATCTCGACAGCTGCAGAGAAGCGCGGCATCCGGCGTCCCGCAGCCTGAAACTCGGAACCCGGCCTGGAGACCCAGAGAAGCTCCGCGGCGCTCCGAGCGCCTCCTGCGAACTCCGGAGCCGCGCGGAGACTCCG GGTCCGGCCGAGTCCCGTGGCGGCTCATCAAGGCCCAGGTGGCCGTGGCGATGGCCGTCATCAGAAGCAGACCCCCCGGCGTGAGCGGTCGACAGCACGGTGAGGCTTTGGGCCACACACTGAGGCGGCAGGATGGCGCGTGGCGGGAGCGGGCCCAGGCGCTGCAGCAGGAGGTGCTGAGGCTGCGGCAGGAGCTGCTGGTCTCCAGGGCGACGgccaacacaaacagcagctgggAGACGGCAG ATGAAGCCATCATGGAGGATCTGTCTCAGGATCTATTTGGTCCAGGAAGTCCAGCTTTCGGTGACGATCCTCCCCCAGACCGTGACTCAGAGACTCCTGACCTCCTGCTGCAggaccctcctcttcctcctccgcttcctcctcctcttcctcctccctccagACTCCAGAGCGATCCCTGGAGCGACGCGCTGCTTCCTCACATGCGGTTCCTGCAGTCTCTGTGTTCCCTGCAGCGCCTCGACGGCAGCAGCGCGGCTCTGGCCCCAGAGGGCCACGGCGGCTCAGCGGCATCAGAAACCATCCTCCTGCTCCTGGACAGCGTGGCGGCGGCCTGCGGGGCCCCCACGCCGCCGGGGCTCCCCGACTTGCTGCCCCAGGCCTGCCGGGCGGCGTCCCGGGCCTTGGACCTCCTGTGCTCCGGGCGGCCGTCCGCGGACCTGCGGAGACGCGTGGAGGAGGCGCTGAGGGAGCTGACCCGGACGCTGCTGCACAGCCGGCGACCCGGCAGG GCTGCAGAGAAGCTGACGGAGTCCCTGGTTGCTCTGGGGAGCAGCAGCATATCAAAGTCCTTCCTCGTGTGTCTCATCCTGTCGGAGATCGACTCTCTGGCGGAGCAGCTCTGGCAGACCTCCCAG GTGCAGGAGAGCTCAGCGCTCCGGACCTTTCCCCTGGACCGGTACCAGAACTCCTGCCACTTGCTGTGGGTTCTGGAGAGGCTTCTGCCGGGTCTGGACTCGGCCCAGCGGAGGCCGGAGCTGGAGGTGGCGCAGACGGCCTTCCTGCATCGCTTGGAGCTCCGCGTCTTCTTGCTGTGGGACGAGTTTCCTCTGTTCTCCGTCTTGATGTGGCGCATCGGAAAGCTGCTGTTTTAG